TTGTGCCCGCCGCCGGCGTGGGAGTGTACTTTTTCGGGCTGAATGCTGTCAGGGTTATTGCGGTGTCGATTATTGGCTGCCTGATTTTCGAGGGCCTTGTCCTTCGGCTCCGGGGCAAAGGGCTGTCCACCCTGAAGGACGGCAGCGCTATCCTTACCGGTCTTCTGCTGGCAATGAACCTCCCCTCATCTTCCCCGGTATGGATGGTCCTGATCGGGAGCAGCGTTGCTATCCTTGTGGGCAAACAGGTCTACGGCGGGCTGGGCTACAATCCGTTCAACCCGGCTCTCGTGGCGAGGGTTTTCCTCCTCATCAGCTTTCCCGTGGCCATGACAAGTTGGCCTGAGCCCGGGGCGTTTTCCCTTTCTCTCGACACTGTGACCAAGGCAACTCCCCTTGGGGCCATAAAGACGAATCTCCTTTTACACGGGAATGTCGGTGATATCGCCCATATGAGTCTTCTTGATCCCTTCATGGGACGCATGGGCGGCAGCCTGGGAGAGGTGTCAGCCATTGCGCTGCTGCTCGGAGGGATTTTTCTGTTGGCGCGGGGGGTGATTACCTGGCATATACCCGGGAGTTTCCTGGCCACCGTCTTTGGTATGACCGGTCTTTTCTGGCTGATCAATCCCCAGAAGTACGCCTCGCCATTCCTTCATCTCGTTACAGGTGGTCTCCTTCTGGGGGCCATCTTCATGGCCACCGATTACGTCACCAGCCCGGTGACAACCAGCGGCATGATCATGT
This bacterium BMS3Abin14 DNA region includes the following protein-coding sequences:
- the rnfD gene encoding electron transport complex protein RnfD — its product is MTKSVLAPSPHLRSPKTIETAMYGVIVALVPAAGVGVYFFGLNAVRVIAVSIIGCLIFEGLVLRLRGKGLSTLKDGSAILTGLLLAMNLPSSSPVWMVLIGSSVAILVGKQVYGGLGYNPFNPALVARVFLLISFPVAMTSWPEPGAFSLSLDTVTKATPLGAIKTNLLLHGNVGDIAHMSLLDPFMGRMGGSLGEVSAIALLLGGIFLLARGVITWHIPGSFLATVFGMTGLFWLINPQKYASPFLHLVTGGLLLGAIFMATDYVTSPVTTSGMIMFGVGCGAITVFIRLFGGYPEGVSFAILLMNSLTPIIDRYTRPRVFGYSPAGGVKA